ATTCCTTCTTTGATCGTTACCGCGAAATTGGAGCAATTTTGTGGCTAGCTGGTCTGGCTACCACGGTCATGACGCTGCTCGTGACGCTGATTCTGCTGAGTGCGTTAAGCTGTGGCTGTTGCCATGCTGATAATAAGGCGGGCGTTACACTTATCCTTGGAGCGATATGCATCTGTATTGCGAGCTTGGCATTATCGGGGTTCACAATGATTGAAATGCTGCTGGGCGCGCACGGTCAGGTTTTCATCTGCAATCCGCTATACAATGAACCTAGCTACACGGTGCTACAGAAACTGGTTGACAAACCAGGGCTCATCTTCCCGAGTGAACCACAGCACGGCGTCATTAGCGAATTGCTAAAACAAGCAACGCCAAAGACATGGACAGTTGTACGACCGATCCAGGTATCACTATCCACGGTACTCAATGAGTGCGAACAGAGTAGGGGATCCTTTGCGACGTTTCAGCTTGACGCCTTGGTCAACCTCTCGGCAACGGTAGATCATCGCCAGAGGCCAGGACTCGATCGAACGATAGAGAGTGTCGGTGCCAACGAGGATCCCTTTCTGGGATTTACCGTACGCATTCAGTCCATTCTCGAGGAGATGCTCTACGATTCTGATCTCAACCTGACCGGTACCCGTATGGAGCTAACGCAAGTGTCCCCCGATAAGGACGTGTTGACCTTCATCGATCAGCTGCAGCGCGTTTCAGCGCAAATCCAGGACGTGGCTACCTCCAGTCGCATGACAACGCTAGGTTCGCGAGCGAAACGGCTACAACTGTCCCTTCTAGCTCCCCTCGAACAACTTCGCGGTGATATCGTGTACCATCTTACGGCACTCGAGCTTCAATTGTCACCCTGGGCTGCACAGGTTAACAAAAGTCTCTCGCACCTCCGCAATGCGCAATCATTTCTCGATGCGGAAGCGGCCGAGGTGTGCTACAATAAGAGTGACTCCTTCCGGAACAGACTTCGAGGGCACTTGGAGGCGTACCAAAACCACACGACAACCGTCTTGAACGATCGATGTGCAAGCTGTCGGCCGTTGTTTGACATATTCGACGCGATGCGCATGCTTTTCTGCCATCACATAATGGACCCCATGAatggtttatggttttcgGCCTTTTTATGTCTCTTTTTTTGGGCTGTCGCTACACCGCTGTCTCTCGTACTGTCGTCCACCTATCGACGACTCGAAGTGCTTTCTAGCAAATTGCAACACTCCAACAGCCATCGATACGAGTAAGTTCAACAACTGCACACCGTATCAACGTTTTAATCAAATGCTCTCTATATTTTTCTCACAGTCCACGATCGTCGATGCGGGAGGATCAACGAGAATCTAGTCACTGGT
This sequence is a window from Anopheles darlingi chromosome 3, idAnoDarlMG_H_01, whole genome shotgun sequence. Protein-coding genes within it:
- the LOC125957179 gene encoding prominin-1 isoform X2 translates to MEQAIAVPQDFPEPVATNSYIIPTLGLHQGTFVFSYLSTFLSYITPYDLPVELLRDAFHTKVSFFHLILEALKVESGYICLIAIFFLVSLIPLCYTIAWGCAKEPDDNLNPGPTVDAIIQAEELSLEETLHCRKSFLGLMLQVIILLLIAGIIAMFVTNEQIASAIEQTPVVVRSSLLDTSTFLRDAEAQIRFVVSNGLATAIERICNDLENIDKLLGEPIQHHLALFTGIDIIFESIIDISTSSSNLSRRIHLLQDTLARAAKISYEAEYRLDELQIQLSVLQRQCTFRDRPLCDTLKIKNFEDTGLIERIRKLQTDNTLAKLMAMGESGRNTSMQALTQELTLARATFRNYATEVRNASEFAAHRIQERMKELTNETEATVDILSQTTNALVEKVNRTANFSDSFFDRYREIGAILWLAGLATTVMTLLVTLILLSALSCGCCHADNKAGVTLILGAICICIASLALSGFTMIEMLLGAHGQVFICNPLYNEPSYTVLQKLVDKPGLIFPSEPQHGVISELLKQATPKTWTVVRPIQVSLSTVLNECEQSRGSFATFQLDALVNLSATVDHRQRPGLDRTIESVGANEDPFLGFTVRIQSILEEMLYDSDLNLTGTRMELTQVSPDKDVLTFIDQLQRVSAQIQDVATSSRMTTLGSRAKRLQLSLLAPLEQLRGDIVYHLTALELQLSPWAAQVNKSLSHLRNAQSFLDAEAAEVCYNKSDSFRNRLRGHLEAYQNHTTTVLNDRCASCRPLFDIFDAMRMLFCHHIMDPMNGLWFSAFLCLFFWAVATPLSLVLSSTYRRLEVLSSKLQHSNSHRYDPRSSMREDQRESSHWSTQRSAISAMPDIDRSNW